In Oncorhynchus masou masou isolate Uvic2021 chromosome 10, UVic_Omas_1.1, whole genome shotgun sequence, a single genomic region encodes these proteins:
- the LOC135547279 gene encoding NGFI-A-binding protein 1-like isoform X1 gives MSGAKSSAGMAAALPRTLGELQLYRILQRANLLSYYEAFIQQGGDDVQQLCEAAEEEFLEIMALVGMASKPLHVRRLQKALRDWVTNPALFNQPLASLPVCSIPVYKLEANGNANASTHVKVPKPQASACVGEPRRGEASASVVGGEGGGGSASGSPLQRVSEPRFWASLSSHGVGGGAESEHSLSPAELTLGLASPSSPRGEEVLDAAALRSVVECVERLAQALPRSDPADVKEGLRGNKKLAKMICHILDMDEDDPRRAEEIRKYSAIYGRFDSKRKDGKQLTLHELTVNEAAAQLCMKEVSLLTRRDELFGLARQVSREVTYKYTYRTSKSRCGDRDEISPKRIKTEEGFFDLQEALQAIHMRQETLREQLATAKSKGEETTGRNIQLQLEHLLARQMEILHEAKAQDRLQTLEWRVPMGGFKFRHSTDPEHRHHTNGGSPDNTSLQPGERPLNLRVAGQRSDVDIPLGKQLANELKRHHSNGEGKTPATSHHGNVEGKTLATENGNGADFSQGALNLSDKKTIKSEPEDSR, from the exons ATGAGCGGTGCGAAGAGTTCTGCAG GGATGGCGGCGGCGTTGCCCAGGACCCTGGGGGAGCTCCAGCTCTACAGGATCCTCCAGAGGGCCAACCTGCTGTCTTACTACGAGGCCTTCATCCAGCAGGGCGGCGACGACGTGCAGCAGCTGTGTGAGGCGGCCGAGGAGGAGTTCCTGGAGATCATGGCCCTGGTGGGCATGGCCAGCAAGCCCCTGCATGTGAGAAGGCTCCAGAAGGCCCTGCGAGACTGGGTCACCAACCCGGCCCTGTTCAACCAGCCCCtggcctctctccctgtctgcagCATCCCTGTCTACAAGCTAGAAGCTAACGGTAATGCTAACGCTAGCACCCACGTCAAAGTGCCCAAACCTCAGGCGTCAGCGTGTGTGGGGGAGCCCAGGAGAGGCGAAGCGTCGGCATCAGTGGTGGGGGGCGAGGGAGGAGGGGGTTCGGCCTCAGGGTCTCCACTGCAGAGGGTCAGTGAGCCCCGCTTCTGGGCCTCCTTGTCCTCCCACGGCGTGGGAGGGGGAGCGGAGAGCGAGCATAGCCTGTCCCCAGCGGAGTTGACCCTGGGTCTGGCTTCCCCCTCGTCCCCCCGCGGCGAGGAGGTACTAGATGCCGCGGCGTTGCGGTCGGTGGTGGAGTGTGTGGAGCGGCTGGCCCAGGCGCTGCCCCGGAGCGATCCGGCCGACGTGAAGGAAGGGCTGCGGGGCAACAAGAAGCTGGCCAAGATGATCTGCCACATCCTGGACATGGACGAGGACGACCCGAGGAGGGCGGAGGAGATACGCAAGTACAGCGCCATCTACGGACGCTTCGACTCCAAGAGGAAGGATGGCAAGCAACTTACGCTGCACGAG ctGACAGTGAACGAGGCAGCAGCTCAGTTGTGTATGAAGGAGGTGTCCCTGCTGACCAGGAGAGATGAGCTGTTTGGTCTGGCTAGACAGGTCTCACGGGAGGTCACCTACAAATACACCTACAGGACCAGCAA GTCCCGATGTGGTGATAGAGATGAGATTTCTCCCAAGAGGATTAAAACCGAG GAGGGCTTCTTTGACCTTCAGGAGGCCCTGCAGGCCATCCACATGAGACAAGAGACCCTGAGGGAGCAGCTGGCCACAGCCAAGTCTAAAGGAGAGGAGACCACAGGACGCAACATCCAG CTGCAGCTGGAGCATCTGCTGGCCAGGCAGATGGAGATCCTCCACGAGGCCAAGGCCCAGGATAGACTTCAGACCCTGGAGTGGAGGGTTCCTATGGGGGGCTTCAAATTTAGACACAGCACAGACCCAGAGCACCGCCACCATACCAACGGAGGCTCCCCTGATAACACCAGTCTACAACCAG GGGAGAGGCCACTGAACCTGCGTGTGGCGGGTCAAAGGTCAGATGTAGACATACCCCTGGGGAAACAGCTAGCCAATGAGCTAAAGAGGCATCACAGCAACGGGGAGGGAAAGACCCCGGCGACGAGTCACCATGGCAATGTCGAGGGCAAAACTTTGGCCACAG AAAATGGGAACGGGGCCGACTTCTCCCAAGGGGCTCTCAACCTTTCCGACAAGAAGACCATCAAATCAGAGCCAGAGGATTCCAGATAG
- the LOC135547279 gene encoding NGFI-A-binding protein 1-like isoform X2, with the protein MAAALPRTLGELQLYRILQRANLLSYYEAFIQQGGDDVQQLCEAAEEEFLEIMALVGMASKPLHVRRLQKALRDWVTNPALFNQPLASLPVCSIPVYKLEANGNANASTHVKVPKPQASACVGEPRRGEASASVVGGEGGGGSASGSPLQRVSEPRFWASLSSHGVGGGAESEHSLSPAELTLGLASPSSPRGEEVLDAAALRSVVECVERLAQALPRSDPADVKEGLRGNKKLAKMICHILDMDEDDPRRAEEIRKYSAIYGRFDSKRKDGKQLTLHELTVNEAAAQLCMKEVSLLTRRDELFGLARQVSREVTYKYTYRTSKSRCGDRDEISPKRIKTEEGFFDLQEALQAIHMRQETLREQLATAKSKGEETTGRNIQLQLEHLLARQMEILHEAKAQDRLQTLEWRVPMGGFKFRHSTDPEHRHHTNGGSPDNTSLQPGERPLNLRVAGQRSDVDIPLGKQLANELKRHHSNGEGKTPATSHHGNVEGKTLATENGNGADFSQGALNLSDKKTIKSEPEDSR; encoded by the exons ATGGCGGCGGCGTTGCCCAGGACCCTGGGGGAGCTCCAGCTCTACAGGATCCTCCAGAGGGCCAACCTGCTGTCTTACTACGAGGCCTTCATCCAGCAGGGCGGCGACGACGTGCAGCAGCTGTGTGAGGCGGCCGAGGAGGAGTTCCTGGAGATCATGGCCCTGGTGGGCATGGCCAGCAAGCCCCTGCATGTGAGAAGGCTCCAGAAGGCCCTGCGAGACTGGGTCACCAACCCGGCCCTGTTCAACCAGCCCCtggcctctctccctgtctgcagCATCCCTGTCTACAAGCTAGAAGCTAACGGTAATGCTAACGCTAGCACCCACGTCAAAGTGCCCAAACCTCAGGCGTCAGCGTGTGTGGGGGAGCCCAGGAGAGGCGAAGCGTCGGCATCAGTGGTGGGGGGCGAGGGAGGAGGGGGTTCGGCCTCAGGGTCTCCACTGCAGAGGGTCAGTGAGCCCCGCTTCTGGGCCTCCTTGTCCTCCCACGGCGTGGGAGGGGGAGCGGAGAGCGAGCATAGCCTGTCCCCAGCGGAGTTGACCCTGGGTCTGGCTTCCCCCTCGTCCCCCCGCGGCGAGGAGGTACTAGATGCCGCGGCGTTGCGGTCGGTGGTGGAGTGTGTGGAGCGGCTGGCCCAGGCGCTGCCCCGGAGCGATCCGGCCGACGTGAAGGAAGGGCTGCGGGGCAACAAGAAGCTGGCCAAGATGATCTGCCACATCCTGGACATGGACGAGGACGACCCGAGGAGGGCGGAGGAGATACGCAAGTACAGCGCCATCTACGGACGCTTCGACTCCAAGAGGAAGGATGGCAAGCAACTTACGCTGCACGAG ctGACAGTGAACGAGGCAGCAGCTCAGTTGTGTATGAAGGAGGTGTCCCTGCTGACCAGGAGAGATGAGCTGTTTGGTCTGGCTAGACAGGTCTCACGGGAGGTCACCTACAAATACACCTACAGGACCAGCAA GTCCCGATGTGGTGATAGAGATGAGATTTCTCCCAAGAGGATTAAAACCGAG GAGGGCTTCTTTGACCTTCAGGAGGCCCTGCAGGCCATCCACATGAGACAAGAGACCCTGAGGGAGCAGCTGGCCACAGCCAAGTCTAAAGGAGAGGAGACCACAGGACGCAACATCCAG CTGCAGCTGGAGCATCTGCTGGCCAGGCAGATGGAGATCCTCCACGAGGCCAAGGCCCAGGATAGACTTCAGACCCTGGAGTGGAGGGTTCCTATGGGGGGCTTCAAATTTAGACACAGCACAGACCCAGAGCACCGCCACCATACCAACGGAGGCTCCCCTGATAACACCAGTCTACAACCAG GGGAGAGGCCACTGAACCTGCGTGTGGCGGGTCAAAGGTCAGATGTAGACATACCCCTGGGGAAACAGCTAGCCAATGAGCTAAAGAGGCATCACAGCAACGGGGAGGGAAAGACCCCGGCGACGAGTCACCATGGCAATGTCGAGGGCAAAACTTTGGCCACAG AAAATGGGAACGGGGCCGACTTCTCCCAAGGGGCTCTCAACCTTTCCGACAAGAAGACCATCAAATCAGAGCCAGAGGATTCCAGATAG